A stretch of Arthrobacter sp. NEB 688 DNA encodes these proteins:
- a CDS encoding branched-chain amino acid ABC transporter permease — translation MSARPLLRVLPPVLLLALLAYLPYLSFSVPGLLPGRVNGPGSMQLLATCLVFAGFALSYDVVFGRTGLLSFGHALFIAAGSYLLTVSLAEWSMPLPLAVLVALGGTTLLALVVGAVALRVGGIAFAMVTLAFAQAASIIVLRDPAGVTGGEEGKALARDAVPDLLVGVANAPYRYWLALAFLVVAVVVVRLLVRSRAGHAMAAVRENESRAAVLGLSVYRVKLLALVVGSFLGGLGGVVHALVLGGSGPHLTTAEFTLSLLVMVVLGGAGSTWGAVVGGFLYHYADARLTEASGSGILDSLPGALQSVLSQPLFVLGAFFVVVVYFAPSGLTGLGGRLVRKGVRT, via the coding sequence ATGAGCGCCCGTCCGCTCCTCCGGGTCCTGCCTCCGGTCCTGCTCCTCGCGCTGCTGGCGTACCTGCCGTACCTGTCGTTCTCGGTGCCCGGGCTCCTGCCGGGGCGGGTCAACGGGCCGGGCTCGATGCAGCTGCTCGCGACGTGCCTCGTCTTCGCCGGGTTCGCGCTCAGCTACGACGTCGTCTTCGGGCGCACCGGCCTGCTGAGCTTCGGGCACGCCCTGTTCATCGCCGCCGGCAGCTACCTGCTGACCGTCTCGCTCGCCGAGTGGTCGATGCCGCTCCCGCTGGCGGTGCTCGTCGCGCTCGGCGGGACGACGCTGCTGGCCCTCGTCGTGGGCGCGGTCGCGCTGCGGGTCGGTGGCATCGCCTTCGCGATGGTCACCCTCGCATTCGCGCAGGCGGCGTCCATCATCGTGCTGCGCGACCCCGCGGGCGTGACCGGCGGCGAGGAGGGCAAGGCGCTCGCGCGCGACGCCGTGCCGGACCTGCTCGTCGGCGTCGCCAACGCCCCGTACCGCTACTGGCTGGCCCTGGCGTTCCTCGTCGTCGCGGTCGTCGTCGTCCGGCTGCTCGTGCGCTCGCGCGCCGGCCACGCGATGGCGGCGGTGCGCGAGAACGAGTCCCGCGCGGCCGTGCTGGGGCTGTCGGTCTACCGGGTCAAGCTGCTCGCGCTCGTCGTCGGGTCCTTCCTCGGCGGGCTCGGCGGCGTCGTCCACGCCCTCGTGCTCGGCGGGTCCGGGCCGCACCTGACGACCGCCGAGTTCACGCTCTCGCTGCTCGTCATGGTCGTGCTCGGCGGCGCCGGCAGCACGTGGGGTGCGGTCGTCGGCGGCTTCCTCTACCACTACGCCGACGCCCGGCTCACCGAGGCGAGCGGCTCGGGCATCCTCGACTCGCTGCCCGGGGCGCTGCAGTCGGTGCTGTCGCAGCCGCTGTTCGTCCTCGGCGCGTTCTTCGTCGTCGTCGTCTACTTCGCCCCGAGCGGCCTGACCGGCCTCGGGGGCCGCCTCGTACGGAAGGGTGTGCGGACATGA
- a CDS encoding alpha/beta fold hydrolase, with product MSIVEPAFVIELPEGHLAVHDLTTGPVAEEAAVVLAVHGITANGLSWQRVADELGRRRPGAVRVLAPDLRGRAASAAAPGPYGLGVHADDLAGIASAFAAAPVLVGHSMGGFVSALAAARHPERFSGVVLVDGGLAFPAPPDLDVDAALQAVIGPAMQRLSMRFASADEYLAFWDAHPALGPVLRGPAGDAARRYVLADLVEDGDGGWRSSCVLDAVRADGADVLADPETHGAARVAVDRGLPVELVWAHRGLMAEPQGLYDPQRLAALDLPDALRTSDVDADHYSVVLEPAGVTAVADAVERMLPPTP from the coding sequence ATGAGCATCGTCGAGCCCGCGTTCGTCATCGAGCTGCCCGAGGGGCACCTCGCCGTCCACGACCTGACGACCGGCCCGGTGGCCGAGGAGGCCGCCGTCGTCCTCGCCGTCCACGGCATCACCGCCAACGGCCTGTCGTGGCAGCGCGTCGCCGACGAGCTCGGCCGCCGCCGGCCCGGTGCCGTCCGGGTGCTCGCCCCCGACCTGCGCGGGCGCGCCGCGAGCGCCGCCGCCCCCGGCCCGTACGGGCTCGGGGTGCACGCCGACGACCTCGCGGGCATCGCGTCGGCCTTCGCCGCGGCGCCGGTGCTCGTCGGCCACTCGATGGGCGGCTTCGTCTCGGCGCTCGCCGCGGCGCGGCATCCCGAGCGGTTCTCGGGGGTCGTGCTCGTCGACGGCGGGCTGGCCTTCCCCGCCCCGCCGGACCTCGACGTCGACGCCGCGCTGCAGGCGGTCATCGGGCCGGCGATGCAGCGGCTGTCGATGCGCTTCGCCTCCGCCGACGAGTACCTGGCCTTCTGGGACGCCCACCCCGCCCTCGGCCCCGTGCTGCGCGGGCCGGCCGGGGACGCCGCCCGCCGCTACGTGCTGGCCGACCTCGTCGAGGACGGCGACGGCGGATGGCGCAGCTCGTGCGTCCTCGACGCCGTCCGCGCCGACGGGGCCGACGTCCTCGCCGACCCCGAGACGCACGGCGCCGCCCGGGTGGCCGTCGATCGCGGGCTGCCGGTCGAGCTCGTCTGGGCGCACCGCGGGCTGATGGCCGAGCCGCAGGGCCTCTACGACCCGCAGCGCCTCGCCGCCCTCGACCTGCCGGACGCCCTGCGCACGAGCGACGTCGACGCCGACCACTACTCGGTCGTCCTCGAGCCGGCCGGCGTCACGGCCGTCGCCGACGCCGTCGAGCGGATGCTCCCGCCGACCCCCTGA
- a CDS encoding helix-turn-helix domain-containing protein: MTSAADPGGEQEGALRLLALLADDATVAEVAAVPAPAAARELAVRVAAAREVHQRREAGLSALLETARALASESDTAQVLDAIVRRARALLGTDLTYLTLHDPEHGDTYMRATDGSVSAAFQSVRLELGAGLGGLVASTRKPYWTADYWNDERFVHTSDIDGAVSEEGIIAICGTPLLVENTFVGVLFAANRTPRPFTREEVALLGNLATLAAVTLVQTRALADAESALAALSEAHETVRQYADGIEKAAAAHDRFASLVLGGGGTEDLTHALADLLGGWAALVDEDGGVRSTTPGAVLPADFPDLRAGRLVTHGGVHGLAVATGDEHLATLYVGGTGDLTDADRRTVERAGVVTALVLLFERQAADSRQAARNRVVAELLAARGPAEDRVQLVRTTGTDPDAPYCLLVLRGDATSSTRALALSASAAAGDGGLVGVQDGDVVALVPGSDAGALARSMATRVGRRGDVTVAGVGPLTGVDAIPAAHEEATRTVAALVALGRRGEGAAATQLGFAGLIVGSDPDVSAYVTHELGALLDYDARRGTDLVGTLAAWFAAGRSPRHAATRLHVHVNTVAQRLDRIGALLGDGWQEPERSLELQLALRMRDLLAAD, from the coding sequence ATGACGAGCGCGGCGGACCCCGGAGGGGAGCAGGAGGGGGCCCTGCGGCTGCTCGCGCTCCTCGCCGACGACGCGACCGTGGCCGAGGTCGCCGCCGTCCCCGCGCCCGCCGCGGCGCGCGAGCTCGCGGTCCGCGTGGCCGCCGCCCGCGAGGTGCACCAGCGCCGCGAGGCCGGGCTGTCGGCGCTGCTCGAGACCGCACGCGCCCTGGCCAGCGAGAGCGACACCGCCCAGGTCCTCGACGCGATCGTGCGGCGCGCCCGCGCGCTGCTCGGCACCGACCTCACGTACCTGACGCTGCACGACCCCGAGCACGGCGACACCTACATGCGGGCCACCGACGGCTCGGTGTCGGCGGCCTTCCAGTCGGTGCGCCTCGAGCTCGGCGCCGGCCTCGGCGGGCTCGTCGCCTCGACGCGCAAGCCGTACTGGACGGCCGACTACTGGAACGACGAGCGCTTCGTCCACACCTCCGACATCGACGGCGCGGTGTCCGAGGAGGGCATCATCGCCATCTGCGGCACCCCGCTGCTCGTCGAGAACACCTTCGTCGGGGTGCTCTTCGCCGCCAACCGCACCCCGCGCCCGTTCACCCGCGAGGAGGTCGCCCTGCTCGGCAACCTCGCGACCCTCGCGGCCGTCACCCTCGTCCAGACCCGCGCGCTCGCCGACGCCGAGTCGGCGCTGGCCGCCCTCTCCGAGGCCCACGAGACGGTGCGGCAGTACGCCGACGGCATCGAGAAGGCAGCGGCGGCCCACGACCGCTTCGCCTCGCTCGTCCTCGGCGGTGGCGGCACCGAGGACCTGACGCACGCGCTGGCCGACCTCCTCGGCGGGTGGGCCGCGCTCGTCGACGAGGACGGCGGCGTCCGCAGCACGACCCCCGGGGCCGTCCTGCCCGCGGACTTCCCCGACCTGCGCGCCGGCCGGCTCGTGACGCACGGCGGGGTGCACGGCCTGGCCGTCGCGACCGGCGACGAGCACCTGGCGACCCTCTACGTCGGCGGCACCGGCGACCTCACGGATGCCGACCGCCGCACCGTCGAGCGCGCCGGCGTCGTCACGGCCCTCGTGCTGCTCTTCGAGCGGCAGGCCGCCGACTCCCGGCAGGCCGCGCGCAACCGGGTCGTCGCCGAGCTGCTCGCGGCGCGCGGGCCCGCCGAGGACCGCGTCCAGCTGGTCCGGACGACCGGCACGGACCCCGACGCCCCGTACTGCCTCCTCGTCCTGCGCGGCGACGCGACCTCCTCGACCCGCGCGCTCGCCCTGTCGGCGTCCGCCGCCGCCGGCGACGGCGGGCTCGTCGGCGTCCAGGACGGCGACGTCGTGGCGCTCGTGCCCGGGTCGGACGCCGGGGCGCTCGCGCGCTCGATGGCCACCCGCGTGGGGCGGCGCGGTGACGTGACGGTGGCCGGCGTCGGGCCGCTGACCGGCGTCGACGCCATCCCGGCCGCGCACGAGGAGGCGACCCGGACGGTGGCGGCGCTCGTCGCCCTCGGCCGGCGCGGCGAGGGCGCGGCGGCGACGCAGCTGGGGTTCGCCGGCCTCATCGTCGGCTCCGACCCCGACGTCTCCGCCTACGTGACGCACGAGCTCGGCGCGCTGCTCGACTACGACGCCCGCCGGGGCACCGACCTCGTCGGCACGCTGGCGGCCTGGTTCGCCGCGGGCCGCTCGCCCCGGCACGCCGCGACCCGGCTGCACGTGCACGTCAACACGGTCGCGCAGCGCCTCGACCGGATCGGCGCGCTGCTCGGCGACGGCTGGCAGGAGCCGGAGCGCTCGCTCGAGCTCCAGCTCGCCCTGCGGATGCGCGACCTCCTCGCCGCCGACTGA
- a CDS encoding 3-hydroxybutyrate dehydrogenase, with translation MTAASTLPALDLAGRTALVTGAASGIGEAVALALAGAGAKVHAVDRDAAGLERLGAVTGVQPHVVDLSDLDAIAGLPTDVDVLVNNAGIQHVAPLEDFPVDRFDLILDLMLRAPFRLVRQSLPHMYDRGWGRVVNVSSVHGLRASAYKAAYVSAKHGLEGLSKVVALEGGPKGVTSNCLNPAYVRTPLVEKQVADQARSHGISEDEVLESVMLEPVAVKRLVEPAEVAELALFLCGPASASVNGSAFTMDGGWTAH, from the coding sequence ATGACCGCAGCGAGCACCCTCCCCGCCCTCGACCTCGCCGGCCGCACCGCCCTCGTCACCGGCGCCGCGAGCGGCATCGGCGAGGCCGTCGCGCTCGCCCTCGCCGGGGCCGGCGCGAAGGTGCACGCCGTCGACCGGGACGCCGCGGGCCTGGAGCGCCTCGGCGCCGTGACGGGCGTCCAGCCCCACGTCGTCGACCTCAGCGACCTCGACGCCATCGCGGGCCTGCCGACCGACGTCGACGTCCTCGTCAACAACGCCGGCATCCAGCACGTCGCCCCGCTCGAGGACTTCCCCGTCGACCGCTTCGACCTCATCCTCGACCTGATGCTCCGAGCACCCTTCCGGCTCGTCCGGCAGTCGCTGCCGCACATGTACGACCGCGGCTGGGGCCGCGTCGTCAACGTCTCGAGCGTCCACGGGCTGCGGGCCAGCGCCTACAAGGCCGCGTACGTCTCGGCCAAGCACGGGCTCGAGGGCCTCTCGAAGGTCGTCGCGCTCGAGGGCGGCCCGAAGGGCGTCACGTCCAACTGCCTCAACCCGGCCTACGTCCGCACCCCGCTCGTCGAGAAGCAGGTCGCCGACCAGGCCCGCTCGCACGGCATCTCCGAGGACGAGGTCCTCGAGTCGGTGATGCTCGAGCCGGTGGCCGTCAAGCGCCTCGTCGAGCCGGCCGAGGTCGCCGAGCTCGCCCTCTTCCTCTGCGGCCCGGCGTCGGCGTCGGTCAACGGGTCCGCGTTCACGATGGACGGCGGCTGGACGGCGCACTGA
- a CDS encoding rhodanese-like domain-containing protein, which yields MRLRRLATVLVLTVLTTGTLAACGSEGPQVSATAGAAATAAPSAGAHLDAAQFAAALKRPGTTVLDVRTPGEFAQGHLPGAVNLDIEGADFGARMAQLDPAGAYAVYCRSGNRSGVALEAMAQSGFTGAYDLTGGIGAWQQADGEVVTG from the coding sequence ATGCGTCTGCGCCGTCTCGCCACGGTCCTCGTCCTCACCGTCCTCACCACCGGCACGCTCGCGGCCTGCGGCTCCGAGGGTCCGCAGGTGAGCGCCACCGCCGGCGCGGCGGCCACCGCGGCGCCGAGCGCCGGCGCACACCTCGACGCGGCCCAGTTCGCGGCCGCGCTCAAGCGCCCCGGGACGACGGTCCTCGACGTGCGCACGCCGGGCGAGTTCGCGCAGGGCCACCTGCCGGGCGCCGTCAACCTCGACATCGAGGGCGCCGACTTCGGCGCGCGGATGGCGCAGCTCGACCCGGCCGGCGCCTATGCCGTGTACTGCCGCTCCGGCAACCGCAGCGGGGTGGCGCTCGAGGCGATGGCGCAGTCGGGCTTCACCGGGGCCTACGACCTCACCGGCGGCATCGGCGCCTGGCAGCAGGCCGACGGCGAGGTCGTCACCGGCTGA